Proteins from one Spirochaetota bacterium genomic window:
- a CDS encoding MaoC family dehydratase N-terminal domain-containing protein gives MDRNNLSLLIAMLRHLKYDTMNRDMVGHRITREFPPIRHDDIYVYVDATLDNPRRYDGERSIAPPFYMSRLLYPMFKYFLVNRDLHINLFRMVHGQQEAHWHRPIRIGDALRIEMSVDSIVDTPAGEMVNLRTKGFIVNDSDAPAMEAVTGFIVRKKTGASHGAKQEETKPDEAFRVTFKTREGQQLTYARVSGDTNFMHTSNVLAKLAGLPRTILHGVCLAAMTSNALLDHVLRGDMERIRGFSVRFARPVVPGDTLTLIGYESQTRGEIRFEVFNQRDQAVIRNGIFWHN, from the coding sequence ATGGATAGGAACAATCTGTCCCTGCTAATCGCCATGCTGCGCCATTTGAAATACGACACCATGAACAGGGACATGGTCGGCCACAGGATCACCCGGGAGTTCCCTCCCATACGTCACGACGACATCTACGTCTATGTCGACGCGACCCTGGACAATCCCCGTCGCTATGACGGCGAACGCTCCATCGCCCCGCCCTTCTACATGTCGCGCCTCCTCTATCCCATGTTCAAATATTTCCTCGTCAACCGTGACCTGCACATCAACCTGTTCCGCATGGTCCACGGCCAGCAGGAAGCCCACTGGCACCGGCCGATCAGGATTGGCGATGCCCTGCGCATCGAGATGTCCGTGGACTCCATCGTCGACACCCCCGCTGGAGAGATGGTGAATCTCCGGACGAAAGGATTTATCGTGAACGACTCAGACGCTCCGGCAATGGAGGCCGTGACCGGATTTATCGTCAGGAAAAAAACCGGGGCGTCCCACGGCGCGAAACAGGAAGAGACAAAGCCGGACGAGGCCTTCAGAGTGACATTTAAAACACGGGAGGGCCAGCAGCTCACGTACGCCCGTGTTTCCGGGGACACGAACTTCATGCACACCAGCAACGTTCTGGCGAAGCTGGCCGGCCTTCCCCGGACAATCCTCCACGGTGTCTGCCTGGCGGCCATGACCAGCAACGCCCTCCTGGACCATGTCCTGCGCGGCGACATGGAGCGAATCAGGGGATTTTCCGTGCGCTTTGCCCGTCCCGTGGTCCCCGGCGACACTCTCACCCTCATCGGCTACGAATCGCAGACCAGGGGCGAGATCCGCTTCGAGGTGTTCAACCAGCGTGACCAGGCCGTGATCAGGAACGGCATATTCTGGCACAATTAA